The following is a genomic window from Choloepus didactylus isolate mChoDid1 chromosome 5, mChoDid1.pri, whole genome shotgun sequence.
GAGCTTCCTGGGCATCATCATCAGTAAGATGAGGATACCACAATGGCTGCTTATTGGCATTGTTCAAGGACTCAAATGAAACAATGTCTTTGGGAAGCATGTTAAAAAGCTGTTATTGCTATGAGGCAGAGcaagagacaaaggagaagacTACATAATTTCTTGAGACCTTGTGCACAGGAGATGGTAAATGTTCTTGGTGCAGTAGAGAACTCAGGGAAGCTGGTGTTTCTGATAAAGAGGTACAAAACCCCCTTGGTGTTTTCATTCAcaataatggaatattatcttcattaaagtttttgattactgcatttttttcattttttcataattctatataatatacaaaattacaaattgaaagaaaacctttcatatatatacacacaaatatctctatgtgtgtgtctatatatatgtatatataattaatatttcatAATTGTAAACAGATCCTCAatcaatttctgattttgttttcagTTAACAGTGTATCTCTGGTAACCATGGATATGATTTCTTcatcagtggcttcctctctccccATCACCAACTCAGGAATGCACATATAGTTTTCAAGTACCTTGCTATAGTGGTCAAACTGAGGCCCTGATATAGAAGATTCTCTGAAGATCATCTGAGGAAAGAGAGTAAACCCTACCCAGTAACTTGATGCTCAGGCCTTGGTAATGTTTTCCCCCCTGAAAGAAATGTATTTCCTAATCCAGCATCCCAGTTATTCTTAGTTTATAAAAGAACAAGGTAGCTGGACCTGATTTTTTCCCTCTTGAGTGACCAGatgtgccattttggatgtattatgttcccccaagatgccattatctttgatgcaatcttgtgtgagcagaagtatttagtgttgattggtttggaaccttttgattggatgtttccacggagatgtgactcagtgaactgtgagcaagacctttcagtggattatttctatggaggtgttgcccctcagggtgggtctttatttgatcactggagtactttaaaaggagccacacaggaaagggtaagctcagaggcATGTATGTCACccaaggaaagttggaggttaaaagatgggaatgtataaaagagtgaatcttgtggtggacaatgtatgtgattaactacacaaatattagaattctctctcacaaactggaacaaatgtatgacattataactagaagttaataatagagggtcatataggaaaaaaatatatacctattgcaaactatatactataagtagtagtattttaacattctttcatcaacagtaacggaagtactataccaaaactatgaatcaataatggagtgggggtggtggttaggggtatgggagaatttgagtttcctttttttgtctttatttcttttctggagtaatgaaaatgttctaaaagttgaaaaataaattaattgtggtgatggatgcacagctgtatgatggtatcatggggaattgattgtatattttggatctttggatagttgtatggtatgtgaacattctcaataaaaaatatatatatatgtgtgtgtgtgtgtgtgtgtgtgtgtgtgtgtgtgtgtgtgtgtgtgtatatgtaaagagagccacacaggcccagacatggAGCAGCTGTGAGTCACaatttggagagcaactgagagtgacattttgaaggggagctgcagctaagagaggacaaaatgcccaagagcaacattttggagaacgccattttaaaacataatctgggagcaagtggatgccagccacaagccttccaagctaacagaggttttctgtacaccaatggccatccttaagtgaaggtacccccttaccttggaaactttatggccttaagaatgtaactgtgtaaccaaataaaccccctttataaaagccaatccgtttttggtattttgcatgatggcagcattagcaaactagagcacgaGAGATAAGGAGAATTCTTAGCTTGTTATCTTTGTTCCTGGATTGTTGTGTCTAAAACAGCTATTGTACAACTCCTTGCCCTCACTCCCTGTTCTTCTAACCCCAGAGCCCAGATTCCAGGGCTGTAAGGGTTGCAATGAGTTCTATTTCCTTAGGATACAGTGAGAGAGAGTAATCACAGTTCTTGGAGGCCTCTGTGGACTCACAGTTACCTGCCTGGTCCCTGGAGTTCACATTTCCCAAACTGAGGGTGGTGCCTGGGATGTGCCCAAATCCCCTGATGAGGCAGTTGTTTCTTGGGAACCAATGTCATGCCTTATTCTAGACTCTGTTGGAGGCCATCACCAGTACTGAGGAGAGCTAGAGTCTTCTACCACACCAAATGCATTTCAGCTCTCTGTCTTCCAATACCAGGAGTGGCCTGAATAAGTGGGAGAATGAAAACAGAGAGAGGGGGCCCAGGCCCTGTGGAAGGTCTGCATCCTGGGTCTTGCATGGCTTCTGTTTACTGTGTTGTTCCTAGGTTTGCGAACTATCTCCAGCAGGAGGTTTGAGAGGGGCCTCTTCACTTCATTCAACCCATTTCACTTGCTGTCTTGTCCACTGGCTCAGAGCATGGGTCCCAGCCACCACTGCTGGGTTTTGCATTTGGATCTGGATGGTAGGATGGGATCTAACACTGGTGAATATCCCTTACCTTCACTTTGTTCTCTATTATGTGCCAACCTCAATTTCTTTCGTAGAGCTTATCACAGTTTGTCATTTAAACTTTTTTACAGTCTGTTTTTCCAACTTGACTCTGAGGTCTAGTACTGTTTTCTTCACCACTGTATTCATAGAGTAACAACAGTGTCTGTTATTGTCAatcatatttttctaataaatgaaTGATTCAAGTTGCTTGTGTGCTACTGCTCACTGTACTATTGCTGGAAGTTACAGGGAGATTTTGAGTGCAACAGTGAATCTTGTCATGACATGACTCTACTCCTGCATTGATCTCATCCTGCCCTTCCTtagggagagaagctaagaggtaCCCTGTTGAACAGCACTCCTTCTACTCCTTTCTCAGTGACCCAGGTTCAAGGGTAGCTCAGTCAGGATTACCGCTGAATgcatctctttcctctctttaaCCCTTCATAAACCCTTGAATGCTTAGCAATTAGCcttcttccatctttcttttaCCTCTAATTCTTGCTGCCAGCTTGTCTGCTTGCCTCAGTGTTCTATTTACCTCTGTGTGTCACCCTCTTCTCTCCTGCCTCTTTCAAAGGCATATGAACTACAAGGGAGTGTTCAGGTTCTTTTCCTATCCCTCCCCCTGTCCCATTCTTCAACTCCCACTTTCTTGAGAAGCTCAGCATATCCTAGGAAACTGATGAAAAAAACTGCTGCTACAAACAACCAGGGTGATGGTACTGCCACCCACTTTGCATTCTCAATGCCTTAGGAAAAAAGTCATTTTCTGGGGTAGAGAAATTGTTTCAGAAGTCAAAAGGCACAGTGATAATTCAACTAGAAGCAAGAAGGGTAACttggggaaagaggaaagaggaaaatactGAACAAGGAGGACAGGGTTTTCAAATGGTTTCCAAGTTCCTGGAGGGTTattatatgaattattttaacagagatcTGAACTGTAAAACCCACAGCATGAAGGATTTGTATAGAGATGACTAAGATCTTTTACCAGTGAGGAAACTTAACATGAATGAGTGGGGAAAATGAGGACACATCGGGAAATCAGACTGTCAAGTACAGATCATGTGTGACCCTGTCCAAAGCATGTTCTTAGTGGCTGACCACAGTCCTGACCAGTCTATTTTGTAATAACTAAGGCTGTGCCTGGCCTGCTTTGAGAGGGCATTGCATCATCTCCTGATTTGAAAAATTGAGTTTGCTAGGTCATGGGGATGCAGGATTCCCTGGCCTGAGAGAAGATCTTTTCTGTAAGCATGTAGCAAGGGAGAGGAATGCTCCAAGGGCTGCCACAGAGGCCACACAGAAGAAAATCTGTTCTATAGAAGACCCTGATGCAGAGAAAAGTAAATTCTACATGCAAATTAAACAtcaccttttaaaattttgctcgTATTAAACAATCGGGTTAGTAAAATACAATCTTGGAATATAAAATTATTCAGTAAGTACAGAAGGTACCAACATAAACTCCAGAGGGCTTGTCCTGAGTTGTGGGCCCCAGATTGAGCCCATGAAAGTCTTCAAGCCACATGAAATAGAAGATGGCATAAGTCATGGGTGAAGAGGAAAGCACTGACCATTGAATCTGAGAGAAGAGGCAAGatcttcagaaagaaaagaaaaacctgagGCTGAAAAATCCAAGAGGCTGGAAAGAGATTGAGAAGAGGAATGCAAGATGGGTTGGGGAGCAGAGTTAAGGGTGAGGGTATAATAATGGGGACTGTGCTGGAGACCAGTTTTAATAGGATGCCAGCTAGTTTGGTGGAGAGGTGAACCTGCTGCTCTAACTGGACTCTTCATGACTGGAAGGCTATCTCTGAATTAACTCTTTGATCTCTCATTCCAGGACCACAAGTGTTTTAGACTGTAGAACCTCAGGATTGGGTGTTACAAAAACATATGACAGGTAAGACATAGCTGTCTGGATGACAGAGATGGTAGATAACACATAAAATAGGACCCTGGGTTGAATTTCTCATCTGTGCTTAGGGATTTATAACACAGCAATAAGGAATAAGAGGCTGTGCAGGTTGAGGTCACAATAGAGAAGTGATGAGTGGAGGAGAAGCAACCTCTTGGGTGCTTGACTGCTATTGATTCCTGACAAAGGAGGGAGGATTAAGTGCTGAACCTGTTTGGAGAACTTTTAACTAGCCTTGCAATAGCTTTAGAGACCCACGTTAGATCCTCTCTGCCAGGAAAGGGACACTCTTCCCATGTCCTACCCATCACTGATAGTTGATAGCTGGTCATGGGAATGTATTCTTTAACACATTTCTTCATTTACCATTTATTAAGTACTTTCTCTATTCACAGATATAACTAACAGGTTTTGAAACCTGGCACATGTGTCCAGGGATTGCTATGGTGTTGTGTTTGACTGAAAATTTTGCAGAGTCCACATATTTGGAGTTTTGAATACTATAGCAAACAGATACTGGAGTCTGAAAACTCTGGGTTCAAATACCAGCTCTATCATTTACTGATTATATGACTCCGGACTGAAATTCCTAAACATCCTGAGCCTCATATTTATAACCTGTTCTGTGGAGTTGATACTTATTTTGTAATGTTGTTATGGTACGGAAACCAGTACATAGTGGATACTCAATCAGTGGAACCTACCCATTTGCGGCCTCTTATTCACAATTCTTTAATCaaaaatgtttcttaattttatGCTAAACTAACTTGGCAGTCACATCTGACTTGAGCTAATTAATGTGAAGCTATTTATAgcctttatttattctttttagtgtgaacatttatgtattttgttgCAGAAATATTAGTGTGTTTGGTTACAGAGTATTGCCCAGATCCTTCTAGGATTGGATTCTGAAAATATACCTGGTCCCATCTTAtctttctgataagaaatttttGGGACATGATTGCCCCATTCCCTTCTGTAAAAGTTTACAATGCATACATGCAAATGAgcattaaagaaaatgtgtttccATTTGGCAAAGCTTTTTTTCTCAGTCCCAGGACTGAAAAGCCAGtagattcactcattcatttgtttaaacaaaatttattgagtacttagtGTGTGTAGGACATGTTGCTAGATGTTTGGAGTGCTATAGAGATACAAAGAGGGCCACTAAGAAACTAAGAATCTAATATTTGGGTTAAGACTAGCATACAAACAAATTACAATGCAAGGCAGAACATGCTAACTTCACTGGTTGGAAATTCCAGGCAGGTCCAGTTCATCTCTGGATAGGGCATGAAGCTTCATAAAGGAGAGGGCCTGTAAAACAGTCCTTGAAGGGCAGGTAGGAATTTGTCAGGCAAAGATGGCAGGACAGGACATTCCAAACATAAGGAACAATATGCAAAGGGGTATGGAAGCAGGGTGGAATTGACAGTATTTGGAGAATTGCAAGTGGTCCGGTTTGGGGGTAGTACAAACTATATGGAAAGGAAGAGGTGAGGGTAAGGCTAAAGGGGTGAATTGCATAGAACATTAGAAGGCTGGAAGTTTGTGCTTAATTTAACAGacaaaggaaggaataaaggttgtttattctgttttaatttttctgatcactcaagtaatatatatatgttcaaacggaaatttggaaaataagataTATGTAGAACATTTAAATGCCTATAATCCACACCTAGAGATAGCCATTGTTGATGTTGTAAAATGTATCCTTCTAGTCCTTTACTGTATAAATGTAGATGGCTAGCTAGttcaattaattaattttgaGAGTAATATGTAACAAATCACATTGCCTCAGATTATTAAAAACAGCATATTGACATTaatactttaagaaaaataaatataacagcTGTATCTGGGTAGGGTAAAAATAGGGGATCCTCCAAATAAGAAAAGCATTAAGAATGTTGTTGCAATGTTTAAGTTATGAGGAAACAAATTTTTTGAATTGGGTGATGTCTATGGCAAAAAAGGGGGCCTGGATAGACAAATATTTCCAAGGACAGTAATTCAAGTGGattagaagagagaaagaaaagtcagAGATGACTTCAGAGTCTCAAGCCTGGATGACCAGAAGAATAGGACACCGTGAACGGATATTGGTTTTGAGGGGCAGGAtgatatgtttatttttagatatatTGAGTATGTGGTGGTATCCAGCAGGCAGTCAGAAATGTGGCCTAGAACTCAAGAGAAGCACaaaaatccagatttttaaatttcaagattGCTTTGGTTTAGAAGGACATGAGATTTCTGAAGGAGAGAATAGAGATATAAAAGAATGAGAACAGAAATGTGGGAAACACCCATATTTAGGAAATGGCAAAAAGCAAGGAGCCAGAGAAGGAGGCTGACAAAGAATTATAGGAGAACTTGAAAGTTTCAGTGTCCTTACAGTCAAGGACGGAAGCAGTTTCAAAAATTGGCTAGTCATATTTTGAAATGTCACAGAGAAGACAAGGAGGATGAGGACTGAGcccaaaagattaaaataaataatatgccACATacctagcacagttcctggcacacagaagAAACTCAGTAAATAGTAGTCATTATTATGATTAAAAGATTATTACATTTGGCAGTTAGGAGGTGTTTGCTACTTTATCTCTGGACCCTGCAAAATGTCTTACACAGAATTGCAGCTTAATAAATATGTGCTAAATGAAAAAGTGAATAAGTAGAAGACAAAAGTGAATAGGAGTGGTAATAACTTAAACTGACCCGTGTTTAGTTTAGGTACCTAAACAGGGATCAGTTGTTTAGCTGGAGGTGTCTGACTCCTGAACCTGTTTGTCACACCCAGTCTATTCTTTGCACCATGGAAACTTCTGTCCTTTGGGAGTGTGTCTTCTGGATACTGAGATTAACCATGTACAAAGACCAATCTACTTGGGAGTCAGGCCAGCCATCAGGGAGCATACCCAAGAGAGAGGATGATGGCAATTTCCTCTAAGATTCCCTGGATTCACAGATAGCACAGAGAACGGGCATCACATGCAATGAGTAACTACAGCATTGTCAGTGattttgtgcttcttggattttcTCATCTTCATGAGTTCCAGAGCCTCCTGTTTGCTTTCATCCTATTGATATACATGGTGACAATGCTGGGGAACCTGGCCATTATCACCATTACGTGTCTTGACTTTCGCCTCCActcccccatgtacttcttcctctgcaACTTCTCCCTCATGGAGATGCTGGTCACCTCTACAGTAGTTCCGAGGATGCTGGCAGACCTGCTTTCCACTCACAAGACTATGTCCCTGGCTGAGTGCCTGACCCAGTCTTTCTTTTACTTCTCCATGGGCTCCACCACCTTCCTTATCCTCACAGTCATGGCCTTTGATCGCTATGTAGCCATCTGTTTCCCTCTCCAGTACCCAACCATCATGAATGGTCCAGTCTGTGTGAagctggtggtggcttgctgggcGATAGGATTCCTCTCCATCATTTCTCCCACTCTGCAGAAAACACGGCTCTGGTTCTGTGGTCCCAATGTCATTGACCACTACTTCTGTGACTCTGCGCCACTCCTCAAGCTTTCCTGCTCAGATACCCACCACATTGAGCGTATGGACTTTTTCCTCTCCTTGTTCTTTGTGCTGACCACCATGCTGCTTATTGTGGTCTCCTACATCCTCATTGTGACTGCAGTGCTGCGCATCCCCTCCTCCTCTGGGCGTCAGAAGGCCTTTTCCACCTGTGTTTCCCACCTCACTGTGGTGGTTCTGGGATATGGCAGTGCCATTTTCATCTATGTGAGGCCAGGCAAGGGACACTCCATACGCCTCAACAAGATGGTGGCCTTGATGACTGCAGTGGTGACCCCTTTTCTTAACCCTTTCATCTTCACTTTTTGGAATGAGAAGGTCAAGGAGGTCATTAAGGATTTTACCAAGAAGATTCTCCTTGGAAACCCAGCAGTCCACAGATGAAAGGGGTAGAGAGCACCTGTCAAGCCACCCTACAGGTGGGCACCCAGGTACTCCACCTCCTTTATTCTTGCCCCCTCTGTCACCCCCATGCAAGCTGCTGCTTCTGCACTACAGAAGGAACTAATGATCACACGTCATTTGAGTTCTTCAAAAGGAAGCATCTGTGAGCCTGAGAGAATTAAGGAATGGATCATTTCTAGGGAGTTGTGGAGTAAAAATGGTGGTATGACatcaattaaatgagataatacaagtAAAGCTCTTAGTACAGGATGTGATGCATAATAAGAGTTCAGTAAATACAcctattaatataaaaatgtgctattaaaATCTTTCCTCCCCAGTCTGATTCTATGGCTTTGCTTATATTCCTTTATGTTCTTTGTAACTTCTGCTTTGGATGTGcactgtgggagcccctggcccccaagtgttttgaagactgcacacagcagtctgcttgacctaggacagttaagatTTGActtattctccttgtaatatcaggtgctaaatgtaatctatacccaaaactacctccttcctgagactccctgagatactgttatctacaatataatctataatcctcccctcctccctgttgattacaatcaatccctccctacattgcatgacactgctccctgccttatgctctcatacccattggaaggTCAAGCCCTTATAACTAGCTTATAACCCTTAAAGTGCAGACCATTTCCATGTTGAGCTCTGAACTTGCCACCATTCGGAGCACCtactgaatccattcagagaagcttctgatttcagggcaacattactcaacttccccaccctgtaggtaagcctcataataaaggctcatgtctcagaacgtgttgGTGCTTTCTTCAGTCGTTTGGcaacaaaagccctcttgggccatgacatgTACCTTTCTCAGGAACTGGCTTCAGGGTTCAGGTTGGGATTCTCAAAATGGGATATTCTCTAcataggagagagaggcctggcaCCCCCAACCCAGAAGGAACTATGTGCCTCTCATTTTCCCCCCTCTCTGGGACTGCTCCTGGAGGAGGTGCACCACTCCCACCTGGGCTGCCCACTTCTCTCTTCCAGTCCCCCACTTTTGCCGTTAAATAGAAATGGCTCTCTGGATATCACTTTC
Proteins encoded in this region:
- the LOC119534714 gene encoding olfactory receptor 6V1-like; the encoded protein is MSNYSIVSDFVLLGFSHLHEFQSLLFAFILLIYMVTMLGNLAIITITCLDFRLHSPMYFFLCNFSLMEMLVTSTVVPRMLADLLSTHKTMSLAECLTQSFFYFSMGSTTFLILTVMAFDRYVAICFPLQYPTIMNGPVCVKLVVACWAIGFLSIISPTLQKTRLWFCGPNVIDHYFCDSAPLLKLSCSDTHHIERMDFFLSLFFVLTTMLLIVVSYILIVTAVLRIPSSSGRQKAFSTCVSHLTVVVLGYGSAIFIYVRPGKGHSIRLNKMVALMTAVVTPFLNPFIFTFWNEKVKEVIKDFTKKILLGNPAVHR